In the genome of Candidatus Methylomirabilota bacterium, the window AAGTCGGTGATGGAGAAGGGCTTTTCGATGAAGTCCTCGGCCCCGCAGGCGATGATCTTGCGCTTGACCTCACCTTCGGAGTACGCCGTCATGGCCAGGATCCGGATCCCGGCGGTGTCTCGCCGAGCCTTGAGGCGGCGGCAGACCTCGAAGCCGTCCAGCCGGGGCATCCGGATGTCCAGGGCGAGCACATCCGGTCGGAACGCGCCCACCTGCACCAGCGCCTCGTAGCCGTCGGTGGCCGTCCTGATCTGCGCGTCCGGCATCTCGTCCTGGAGGGATTCCTTGAGGATCTCCGCCAGGGGGGCGTCGTCGTCCACGACCAGGATCCGGGACCGGGCGGCGTTCTGGCAGCTCTCCACCAGCTCGGCCTGGAAGGCCATCAGGTCCCGCTCGGTGATACGGTGGTGGCCGCCGGGGGTCCGCAGGGCAGGCAGCCGTTTCTCGCGGATCCAGGCCTTGATCGCGTTGATCGTCACGCCCAGCCGCTCGGCGGACTCCCGGGTGGTCAGATATCGCGTGCCGTCAGGACTGGCTTGCCGGGGGCGACGGGACATACCTACTGATAGGTATGACGGTTTTGATATTTAGGTGTCAACTTCTGCGAGGGCCTCCTCAAGCGCCCGGGTTCCTGTACAATTCGCCGCGATGACCGAGGGGAGCGCCTTCGAGGAGTTCGAGGCGGCGAGTCTGTTCTGCCCCAGGTGCCGCCGGGCCACGCCGACCCGCAAGAAGCTGCTGCTGGTCCTGCCCACCGGAACCAAGTACGACTACGTCTGCGCTGAGTGCGGGACCCCCGTCGGGGGTAAGACGGACAACGACCCGACCGAGTTCTACCGGACGGCCGGGCCCCGGCGACCCCGGCTCCCGGGAGGTCGCTAGAAGCACTCCAGGGCCGGTAGGCGAAGGACTTCAACTACCGTATCTAGTACGCCCGAACTACCTCGGCTAGTGGGCTGACACGTTATAGCCTCCCACCCCTTGCGCAAGCCCTCGCGCCCGTGCAATCATGAGCCCGGTTACGTAAGGATCCTTCCTTCTGATCGTCTAGTCGGTTCGGAATCGAGATTGAGGTGAGGCTAAGGAGGATTCTCCGTATGAGTCGGCATAGCAAGACCCTCGCGGGCTTGACCTTCTTCATCGTCGTCGCGGTGAGCGGGATGGCCCTCTCGCGGCAGGTCATTGCGGTAGCCGGGGAGGCGGATTTCGAGCGGCTGCGCCGTGCCATCCTCAGTCACGTAGCCGAGAAAAACCCCCAGGCGCCGATCAGCGCCTTCCGGGGCTTCCCCGAGACCCTCATGGTGGAAGCCCAGCGAACCAAGATCGATCACTGCCTGGCGCTGGCCCAGGCCGAGGTCGAGTCGGATTTCAGGCACGATGCGGTCGGGGCGGCCGGAGAGATCGGCCTTTTCCAGATCCTGCCCAGCACAGCGGCAATCTTCGAGCCCGAGCTCGGCAAGTTCCGACGCCCGCAGCTCAACAAGCCCAGGCGGGACCTGGGGGACCTGGCCGATCCGGCGGTCAGCACGCGCTTCGCCATGGCCTACCTGCGGGACATCATGAAGCGGCGGGCCACTATTCGAGAGGCGTTGACCGAGTACAACGGCGGGCCCACTGGCCGGCACCCGCACTACTACCGGATGGTGATGGGGGCATACGTCGAGGTCCTGGAACGCCCCTCGCTGCGCTGCCGGTTCCAGGAGGCTCCGCAGCAGCCACCGTTGTTGACCCTGCTGACGCGGGTCTGACGGCTCGACCCGAGCCCAGATCCCGGTCTTGACGGGAAGGAAGCACCGGCTTCCGGCGCCCGCTCCCTGCTCTGCGAGCCCGCCGAGCCTGCCCCGGCCCCTGTAAGCGGCGCAGCCGCTGCCACGGCCCGGAGTCCAGCACACGGGCTATAATGCCGTGGCCGTTGCCGTCACCGGAGGTGCCTCGATGAAAGGCGTCACGCTACCCACCGAAACGGTTTTCGTCATGGAGATGTCTCCCATCAAGTTCGGCCTCGGCGCCACCGAGGAGATCGCCTACGACGCCCAGCGGCTGGGCCTCGGACGTGTCCTCATCGTGACCGACCGGGTCATCGGCGAGCTGGGCCTGCCCGAGCGCGTCCGGGCGCTCCTGGCCGAGCAGGGCATCAAGGCCGACGTCTACGACGGCGTCCAGGTCGAGCCGACCGACCGCTCGATGGAAGAGGCCGCCGAGTACGCCAGGACCAAGGAGTTCGATGGCCTGATCGGGGTGGGGGGCGGCAGCGCCCTGGACACCTGCAAGGCGGTCAACCTGCTGACCACCTACCCGGCCCCGCTTCTCGACTACGTCAACAAGCCGGTCGGCGGGGGCAAGACGGTGCCGGGACCGCTCAAGCCGCTGATCGCCGTGCCCACCACCGCCGGAACAGGGAGCGAGACGACCGCGGTGGCCGTGACGCACGTGCTGGGGCAGCACGTCAAGGCCGGCGTCTCGCACCGGCTGCTGCGCCCGTCTCTCGGTATCGTCGATCCCCTCAATACCCTCACCGCCCCGCCGGAGGTCACGGCGGCAGCGGGGGCCGACATTCTCACGCACGCCATCGAGTCCTACACGACGCGGCCGTTCGACGCACGGTCCAAGCACCATCCCCCCGATCGGCCGGCGTACATCGGGGCCAATCCGGCGAGCGACATCTGGTGCGAGAAGGCCATCGAGTACGTGGGCCGGTACCTGCGCCGCGCGGTCCTCAATGGGCTCGACCTCGAGGCCCGCGTGCACCTGGCGCTGGCCGCGAACTACGCGGGGATCGGGTTCGGAAATGCGGGCGTGCACATCCCGCACGCCGTCGCCTACCCGATCGCCGGGCTCGTCCGGGACTGGGTGCCACCCGGCTACCGCACCTCCCACCCGCTCGTGCCCCACGGCGTCTCGGTGATCCTGACGGCCCCGGCGGTCTTTCGCTTCACCTACCCGACGGCGCCGGACCGCCACCTCCGCGCGGCCGAGCTGATGGGCGCCCCCACGGCGGGGCTGTCGGAGCGGGAGCGCCGCGAGGCGCTGCCGCGGGCGCTCCTGGCGCTCATGCGGGATGTCGGCATCCCCAACGGCCTGACCGCGATCGGCTACGGAGAGCACGATCTGCCCGCCCTGATCGAGGGCACGCTCAAGCAGCCGCGGCTGCTCGCCGGGGCCCCCCGGACCGTGGGGACTCAGGAGCTGGATTTCATCCTGCGCGACTCTTTGACGTTGTGGTGATCAGGTCCAGGCGGGGAGGGTTCATATGCTCAAGGAGTTCAAGGAATTCACGCTCAAGGGCAACATGCTGGACCTGGCGATCGGCGTGGTGCTCGGGGTTGCCTTCGGCGCCGTGGTGGCCTCGCTCGTCAAAGACGTGCTCATGCCCCCGATCGGCAAGCTCCTGGGCGGCGTGGACTTCTCGGATCTCTTCGTCGTCCTGGGCGCCGGGAGCTACCCCTCGCTCAAGGCGGCTCAGGATGCCGGGGCCGCCACCATCAACTACGGGCTGTTCCTGAACACCGTGATCAACTTCGCGCTCGTCGCCGCGGCGCTGTTCTTCGTGGTCAAGGCGGTCAACGCGGCTCGTCGCCAGCCGCCGCCGGCCGTGCCCACGGAGCGAGAGTGCCCGGCGTGCCTGGGCAGGGCCCACGTGCGGGCGACGCGCTGCCCGCACTGCACCAGCGCGCTGACCCCCGCCGCCTGACCCGGGGAGCGCTCAGAGGGAAGACAGCAGCTTGCGGTCGGACTCGTAGCGCAGGCGGGCCAGCGCTTCTCCCGGCTCGAGCCAGGCGACCTCGTCCACCTCGTGGTCGTGCTCGCCGACCTTCTCCAGGGGCCGCATCAGGTACCACCGCACGGTCTTGCGTATGCGGCGCCCGTTGCGCTGGAACCAGTAGGTCACCGGCTCCAGCGGCCGCACGATCTCACAGCGGTAGCCCGTCTCCTCTCGGACCTCGCGCATGGCCGTGTCCTCGCTCGACTCGCCGGCCCCCGGGGCGCCCTTGGGCAAGGTCCAGACGGAGCGGTCGCGCAAGTCGCGGGCCCGGATGAGCAGGACACGGCCGTGGTCATCGACGACCACGCCGCCGGCGGAGAACTCGAGCATCGGGCGGCGCGTGGCCATGCTTCAGATGATACGCGAGGCCCGCCGGCTCAACGTCCTTCGACACGATCCCGCACGGCCTTCAGCGTCGCCACCACCCCGTCGCGCTCGGCCGCACGGGTGACGAAGGCCGGCAACACGGTGCGCGCGGCCATCGCGTAGGTGAGGAAGCTCGTCTGCCCGCGCGGGTCGATCTGCCAGTATCCCCAGCTGTCGCGGAACAGGGCGTTGGACCGGTCGGCGGCCAGTCGCCACTCGAGCCGGTGCCGGCTGGAATCGGGGTAGTTGGTGACGTGGAAGCCGAACGAGAATGGCCCGACCCCGACGACGTAGCGGACGAGAGCGTGACGGCTGTCGGCCTCGACCACTTCGGCGTCCACGACGTGCGGGTACAGCCCCCGGTGAGCGGGGTAGTCGACCAGCAGCCGCCACACGGCCTCCGCGGGAGCCTGAATCAGGGCGACGCCGGTGCCGCCCTGGGCGGACTGGCCGGCGCCCCCGGGGGGCAGGTGATCGAGCAGGACGATCTCGCGGCGCTGGAGCCGATCGAGCTGGTCGCGCGAGAGCCCGACGGGCTTGGCGTCGGCGCTCCAGGCTGCGACAATGAGGAGGGCCAGAACGAGGGCGCGGTAGGTCATGAACACCTCGGTTTTGAGTTCCGGCGGGAGGGGCGATACGCTCGACCCGGCCAGCGAACGATCAAAGTCTCCCACGGCCCAGGCCGACCTGAAAGCCAAAAGTCGCATTATCGCCCTCCTGCTGCTCCTGACCTGCGCGGCGACGGCGTCCGGCGACGCCGGTGACCGCCACTGGCCCCCCTTCCTGGCGCCGGCCTCGATGTTCTCGGAGGACATCGTGGCCACTGTGGAACGTCTGTGGTCGGCTCCCACCTTGACGCGCACCGTCCAGGGGGACCCGGCCCATGTCCCCTTCGAGCTCTACCTGGCGCTGGTCGATGAGCCGGCAGTGATGGCGGCCGCCGCGCGGCATCTGGGACTGGCCCGGTACGAGGTCGAGGCCATCGACGATGGATGGTACCGGGCGACCGACAACGACGGCGCGCGCGGCGTGTGGCGCATCCTGGCCCGCGGGCCCACCCGGCGCATCGTGCTGTCACGCGGCGAGCACTCCGGCCGGCTGCTGGGCCACATCGGGGGCAGCGCGCTGACGATCCTCGAGCTCGAGCCCCTCGGCGACGGTGTCCAGCCCAGGCTCACCGCCCACGTCCACATCGACAATCGCGTGGCGGCGGCGGTGGCCCGCGTGCTCATCGCGGTGTTCGGCCATCTGGCCGACGACAAGCTCGCGGAGGGCTTCAGGGTCACGGCCGGCGTGGCCGCGTGGGCGGCCGCTCAGCCCGAAGCGTTCTGCGCGTGGCTGGCCGAGGCGCCGATCCCCCAGGCGCGCCGCGCGCGCCTGCTCGACGTGGTGTCCACCTCCACGCCGAACGGCTGCGGCCTGGCCAACGCGTCGCTCACGCCGCCACGTCGTAGCGCCGGCCCCGCCACTCGACCACCCTCCACACGCGAAGCCGGAGCAGTGAGTCCAGGCTCATGGCGATGAGGGCCAGGATCGCCAGCGGCTGCCCGAGCGCGAGCCACGGCGGGTATCCGGCGCGAAGATCCGAGGCCAGCCTGAGCAAGACCGCCGCGGCGATCTCGGCCAGAGGCATCCAGCGCCACAGCGCGCCAGTCCGGCCGAGCGCCGCGCCCAGCCCCAGGATCACCGGGGGGCCGACGAACAGCGCGGCCAGGGCCGCCAGCGCCAGCAGGAGCACCGCGGGCGAGTCGAAGAAGACGGCGAGGAGGTTGCGCGCGTTCGCGCCCCAGAGGTCGCGGACGGTCGCGTAGGGACGACAGCGCAGCAGGCGGGCGCCGTCGAGCAATCGCACCCGGTAACCTCCGGCGGCGAGATGACGGCCCAGGTGCACGTCCTCGGCCAGCGAATCGCGGGCGACGCTGAACCCGCCGCTGGCGTCGTAGACGGTGCTGCGAATAGCGAGGAACTGCCCGTTCAGGGCGGCGCAGCGGACGCGACCCTGGCCGGTGTCCAGCCATGACGGCACGAACACCAGCGCTCCCCAGTTCTGCAGCCCGGCCAGCAGGCGCACGCCCACGTGCGGGCTCTCGTGCGCAGGCACTGCGGACAGCGCGTCGGCGCCCAGGAGGGCCAGCGCGTCCGCCGTGCGGCCGAGGACGTCGGGCGCGGGCACGATATCCGCGTCGGCGAAGACGAGGACCTCGCCCACCGCCTCGGCACGCAGCCGGTGACAGGCCCACGGCTTGCCCGCCCATCCCGGGGGCAGCGGGCCGCCGCGGACGACACGAAGACGGGACCGGCCCGCGGCGGCGGCCAGCGCACGCGCGGCCGTGTCGTCGGCGGAGTCGTCGTCGTAGACAATGACCTCGAAGGTTGGATAGTCTTGGCCTACCCAGCCCGTCACCGACGCTCGGATGCGCGCCGCCTCGTTCCGGGCGGGAATCAGGACGGACATCCGGGGCGGTGGCGCCGACGACCGCATGCGATCGAGTCGGCGCAGCGTCAGGTGATTGAGCAGCGTGTGCAGGCTCAGGGCGGCGAGCCCCGCGCCTGCGACGAGGTGGTAGATGGACAGTGCGGTCATCGCGCGCCCTCAGATGACCGGCCGCGTCGGGAGACCGACGATGGGGTGATGGTCTCTCCGGCGAGGCGCGGACGCCGGCACGCCTCCGAGTGGGCCGTCGTGGCCTACGACCGCGCCTACCGGTGGGTGC includes:
- a CDS encoding response regulator, coding for MSRRPRQASPDGTRYLTTRESAERLGVTINAIKAWIREKRLPALRTPGGHHRITERDLMAFQAELVESCQNAARSRILVVDDDAPLAEILKESLQDEMPDAQIRTATDGYEALVQVGAFRPDVLALDIRMPRLDGFEVCRRLKARRDTAGIRILAMTAYSEGEVKRKIIACGAEDFIEKPFSITDFRAHILTLLGKAASR
- a CDS encoding transglycosylase SLT domain-containing protein, which translates into the protein MSRHSKTLAGLTFFIVVAVSGMALSRQVIAVAGEADFERLRRAILSHVAEKNPQAPISAFRGFPETLMVEAQRTKIDHCLALAQAEVESDFRHDAVGAAGEIGLFQILPSTAAIFEPELGKFRRPQLNKPRRDLGDLADPAVSTRFAMAYLRDIMKRRATIREALTEYNGGPTGRHPHYYRMVMGAYVEVLERPSLRCRFQEAPQQPPLLTLLTRV
- a CDS encoding hydroxyacid-oxoacid transhydrogenase is translated as MKGVTLPTETVFVMEMSPIKFGLGATEEIAYDAQRLGLGRVLIVTDRVIGELGLPERVRALLAEQGIKADVYDGVQVEPTDRSMEEAAEYARTKEFDGLIGVGGGSALDTCKAVNLLTTYPAPLLDYVNKPVGGGKTVPGPLKPLIAVPTTAGTGSETTAVAVTHVLGQHVKAGVSHRLLRPSLGIVDPLNTLTAPPEVTAAAGADILTHAIESYTTRPFDARSKHHPPDRPAYIGANPASDIWCEKAIEYVGRYLRRAVLNGLDLEARVHLALAANYAGIGFGNAGVHIPHAVAYPIAGLVRDWVPPGYRTSHPLVPHGVSVILTAPAVFRFTYPTAPDRHLRAAELMGAPTAGLSERERREALPRALLALMRDVGIPNGLTAIGYGEHDLPALIEGTLKQPRLLAGAPRTVGTQELDFILRDSLTLW
- the mscL gene encoding large conductance mechanosensitive channel protein MscL — translated: MLKEFKEFTLKGNMLDLAIGVVLGVAFGAVVASLVKDVLMPPIGKLLGGVDFSDLFVVLGAGSYPSLKAAQDAGAATINYGLFLNTVINFALVAAALFFVVKAVNAARRQPPPAVPTERECPACLGRAHVRATRCPHCTSALTPAA
- a CDS encoding NUDIX hydrolase, with product MATRRPMLEFSAGGVVVDDHGRVLLIRARDLRDRSVWTLPKGAPGAGESSEDTAMREVREETGYRCEIVRPLEPVTYWFQRNGRRIRKTVRWYLMRPLEKVGEHDHEVDEVAWLEPGEALARLRYESDRKLLSSL
- a CDS encoding SRPBCC family protein; amino-acid sequence: MTYRALVLALLIVAAWSADAKPVGLSRDQLDRLQRREIVLLDHLPPGGAGQSAQGGTGVALIQAPAEAVWRLLVDYPAHRGLYPHVVDAEVVEADSRHALVRYVVGVGPFSFGFHVTNYPDSSRHRLEWRLAADRSNALFRDSWGYWQIDPRGQTSFLTYAMAARTVLPAFVTRAAERDGVVATLKAVRDRVEGR
- a CDS encoding glycosyltransferase — translated: MTALSIYHLVAGAGLAALSLHTLLNHLTLRRLDRMRSSAPPPRMSVLIPARNEAARIRASVTGWVGQDYPTFEVIVYDDDSADDTAARALAAAAGRSRLRVVRGGPLPPGWAGKPWACHRLRAEAVGEVLVFADADIVPAPDVLGRTADALALLGADALSAVPAHESPHVGVRLLAGLQNWGALVFVPSWLDTGQGRVRCAALNGQFLAIRSTVYDASGGFSVARDSLAEDVHLGRHLAAGGYRVRLLDGARLLRCRPYATVRDLWGANARNLLAVFFDSPAVLLLALAALAALFVGPPVILGLGAALGRTGALWRWMPLAEIAAAVLLRLASDLRAGYPPWLALGQPLAILALIAMSLDSLLRLRVWRVVEWRGRRYDVAA